GTTTCTAAAGGAGCTGTAAGTCAGAATGAAATAGTCTGAGAGAGCTGCAGTTCGCACCCAGATTTAATAATTTGCATTAATCTTCCATTGTATATCAACTTGTAAAACCCATTGATGCTACATCTTGCTCCTAAACAGCTGCTCTCTTAATGGAGCCACTGGTGCATCATTGCTTAGCCCTGTAAGCATCTAAtggtgtaaaataaaatattttccccgCCCCTAAAGGGACAGGAACAGGAAGAGCACAGCCGCAACTACAAAaagcctgctgccttcccccagTGTCAGGGGAAGGAGGACTTCTGCAGGGCAAGCCCTGATACCAGCCCACCTTAGCGCGCTTTGGGGTTGCATAGCTTGAGACATGCCTgaacagaaaagtgaatttGGGCCCCTCAAGACTCAGGTTTgcttgctgctggtgctgtgcctgtgccAATGGACACAGCAAACTCTGGCAACACCATGCCAGGGGAGCGAGATGAGAGTGGTCAGTAAGGGTGTAAAGAAATGCTGCCCTAAATGCATCTCAAGCACAGGTAAGGGAATGATGTGtcctttgtctttctgcttttcGTTAGTGATTTATGTCAGCCAGGGTATTGCAGTGTGGGGAGCAGGTGCATGTGTAAATGTATCTTGAGTAGCTGtgtatgcaaaacaaaaccacaaggGCTTCCCTCCTGTCTGCCTGAATTCAAGATGTGCCTTCGTGTCAGGGTAGACTCGTGTTTCAGGTTGGTTATATGTCTATGCTTGCTCTGTAGCGAGAAAGGGAGAGGTAGTTTTCTGGGGGCTGGCCTTGCTCAGTTGGGAAAAAATGTTCACTTAACTCCTGAGCCCTTGCTCCCTTCAGACATGGTCTCAGGGCATTGTCTGTCTCGTTCAGACCTTGGAGGGAATTCAGGGCATGATGCTCTCTGTTGACTTTTGTGGTTTTGAGAGTGGGAAGATCCCATTTCAttccctccatccctctgaTGTACGCTTGTCCAAGAAATAAATGCCCAGAAAAAGTCTCAGATGATTTTTAGTTTCCACAGCCTCGTCTAACCTGTATTCTTGCCTGACCTTAAGGTGGTGATGCGATGGTACTGAATTCTCACTTGTCTGTGACTTTGAGTCAAATGAAGACACTGGAGGTGgagcaggctggctgcaggggtgaCGGGGTGACATCCCTGTGCCTGCTAGGCTGAAAGACAGAACTGGTGACTCTGATGGCCTCTTCCATGGTCCCAGCAACAATCACGGTGTTCTCATCTAGTGCTGTCCaaaacagcagccagagctCAATAGTAGGGACCATGCAGCTGTTTGCACGACCTACAGTGAAGAATGCACCTTTCGGTTCTGTCTGTCCTAAAATAGGGTCCCATGGCCTCCATGTGGTACAGTGGAGGGTTTGTGTGCAGGAGGCAATGTACCCATTTCACCATGATGAGTAGGACGTTGGTGGTGAGCTGGTGGTGACCATGGAGAAGTGAAACAAGAGGCAGTGCTTGTAGGGTGAGGGAGGGATCCCCACTGCTCTATGGGCTGCCTCTGTTCAGCAGCTGGAGGATTGCTTGATCCACGTTTTATGTTCCAGTCTCTATGAGAAAGGCTAAAATGGACTGGAAGGCAACTCCCTCTGATTTAGCACTTGCCAGAAGTACTGTGGAGACCCCGCAGCAGTCCCCTTCCCACTGAGATCAGGTCAGTCAGCACAAGGTAGAAGAGTCATTGCTTGGAGAGATCAACTCCAGGATCATCTACTAGTAATACACAGAGAGAAGCATCCCaaagctatttctttttctttttcttttttctttttttttttttttgctgcctttgTTATGTTTTGAAGACCAATAAGAGGAGACCAGCAATGAGCAGAGGAAGATGTGGGCAGCACCCTGGTGGCCCTGTACATTCCATCATCAATCTCAGGAAATAATCTTTGCTTGATCTTTGCCACTAACTGTGggtttttaagcatttctctctttattctttttcctttaaggtCACAAAACTTCCTAGTTGAATAGCATTATTCCTCTAACTGGTGAAAGAACTACTTGATAGTGATGGGATCAGTCTGCCAGTAGGACTGATGGTGAAACCCATTTCTGGCCTCAGTTGCAAAGGCCtaacttctctctttcttcttgaCAGGCAACAAGCCATGTGCAGAAATTGAGGACACGGACTGCAGATGTCCTCAGGGATACAGCTGTGCTAATCGGGTCTGCGACTCCTGTCAAAAACTGCCTGAATGTGCAGAAGGCGAGGAGCTGGTTAAGTAtggtaaataaacaaaacaggcTCTAAAAGGCAGAAGTCAATATAAAGAGCTTGCTGACGGTTCTGTTCACTTACTATAATCCCCTCTTGGGAAGGCTTGCAATGCAAGGGAGGAAAATGGCATTTATACCACGGCCTCAGCAGGTAACACCCATAGgtttgcaaaaatgcaaaactggCAAGAGCTGCTTACGTATTTCTCCAGGGGGGTGATTCATACTGCAGAAAGAGTGTAGAGGAAACACATCATCCTCTAATTACCCCCATCTTCCAGTAAAGGCACTGACCACTGTTAATTCCTGTTCTCTTCTCTTATAGGCATTATTGACTACTCATTTAAATGTAAACCATGTGAGATAGGAACCTATTCTAATGTTAAGAATAGCTGGTGCCAAAACTGGACTGAGTACGTATTTATTgatacttttcttctttggtaATATGCATGATACGTTTAtcaaatgataaatatttaaactggaAAATTGAATCAAAGGCAAGGTCACCAATGAGATTAGATTATTAGAATGATTAGTTTTTTAGATTCAGCAAGagacatttctctcttctctggctTTTTAAGTAGTCTGTCTGAAagcaaaacttaaaacaaactGCGATGTATTCATCCTGCTTTCAAGTCCAGCACAAACTGATGCAAAATTATACCAAATGTGGACATCACTTGTAGCAAAGACTCAAAAAATGTGCATGTTAACAATTGTAATTGAGTGTTATTTTCTTGGGGAACAGCCCTAATTTTGCCTGCACTGCtataaaaaggaacaaaggaaacaagCTGTGGAAAgactggagggaaggaagaaagggagatgagaaaaaaagctggggaggaatgAAGGGAAAGGCCAGGACAATTCTAAACATgactctctttcttcttttagttGTGAAAGTTCTGGGTTTCTAACAATGAAGCGAGGCAACAGGACACACAATGTTGTGTGTGGCTTCCCTGTTAATTTGGAGCAAGGTACCTTCTCACGATGCTTTGTTTCCTTGAGCCTCTACCTGATCTCTGCACATCTTTAGTTGTGGATTTGCTGCAATGTTACCATCCAGAGCTTGCTATCAGTCAAGATGGCTTTGAAAATGGCTGTTGTGTTTCTTGCAATATTAATACAGGTAGAATTTTTTACCCAGGCAGAGAGTCCAACACTGTCAGCAATAAAGAGAGGAGCCCAGCAAATGTCCTTGAACAAAGCACACAGTTTGCAAACCATCCATTTTCCATTGAACTTGCTGTTTTGCTAGATTTTCTCAGGAAGACAATAGCTTAGTAGGTCATCCTTTTCCTTTACAAGTATTCGTTTAGTCCACGACACCCACAGCTGAAACCGCATGTCTCTTCATGGATCTAATTGCACAGGAATGTTTGAGTATCAAAGACAGCAGGTTgcactgctcctgcctctgcctcccctttGCCCCTATGGGGCAGTGGCACCTTTCAGATCTGGGCCCTTCGTTGAGGGAAATTGGTAGTTGTGCTGAGACAAACTGCAAAAAGGTGCTGCTTTTAACCTCCGTGAGGCTGACATAAATGCGAAAATTTGGCTTGCTGTAGTGCTTTTCAAGAAAGCATTGAAGCCAAATCCAtcaaaagagcaaagcagagtAGACAGATCAAATGATAGCGCTGCTTTTTGCATGAATGCCTCTTTACCCACAGATGGCGATACTGGCACTCTTGACTGGGAGCACCTCAGTTTTATTGCAAGTATCTGCACTGGTTTTATACCAGGCTTATCCATTGCCACAGAAAGAGGAAATCAACCTTAAGATTTCCTTGGAAGCACTGCCTTTCCTTTGCCAATTGTATATGATgatttcttaatatatttattattatatttattataatatgATTTCTTAATCTTTATTCAATGTATTTATTGCATCTCGTGTTACAGATGACTCTATGTATACCACCATCCTGGCCATATTTACTGCAGTGGCTGTATTTGTTCTCATCTTGCTGACCTTCTTCTTGCATTTCTGCATCTGgtcactgaagaaagaaaaataccacgTGGTTGACAGTAAGTGCACCTTTGTGGGCTTCCCTGGGGCTTTTCAGTGGAGAACAACGTGTCCGTTGCTCCAGACTCAGAATGGAGTACGTTAAGTTGAATAAATAGAGTACGAACTGATTTGCTGTATGATTTGGTGGGTCTGTGTAGGGAAAGGTCTTGTGAAGACATGCGTGTGCAGTGCTTTTGCTTATTCTCACTGCAGATGTGGAACATAACTTCTctaggctgctgctggctccacaACCACCACACCACCGAGAGGAGACTTACAGCTGCCAGTTTCCAGAAGAAGAACATGGCGACAAAACACCAGAAGAAAAGACTGGCTATTTCCACCCTCAGAGTCCGCACTGAAAACAGATAAATTGCAAAGTGCCATGAGAATGAGGAACTGAgctcagcttttaaaaaaaaagagaagaaaaaaaaaaaagggagggacTGGGTGCATAAAGCATCATTATGTACATAGCAATAAGGAATGGGTTTGGGggagttttgctttgtttcttctcaaCAAAACTCGTGTTTAGAAACGAAGGAGCTGCTTAAGTCAGTCTGACATTCAATTCAGCTGCATTGCTTTAGGCGGTTTTCCTGAGTTGtgggttgcttttttgttgttatttggttgtttttcatgctctttttaatattgtttgGGACAAGAGACCCTTCTTGTTATTATTCCACTTCGCATCTTCTGCACATGTCTGTGCGGTGCTCCTCCAGCCTGACTGGTGCCTGGCAGGCCGGTGTCCTGCCATCAGTCACTCCAGGGCTGCGGGAGGTATGGAAATACCTGTGCTGAGCAGTCAGAACTACTACTCTTCTTTGGGCAGGCTTTGCATTCCTGCCAAGTCGCCCTTTTAGTTGGGCAGCAAAGGGCCTTTACTTTTAATCCATGAACTAGTCTGCTCTCCTACCACAACAGCACCTGCTGGCCAGTCTTGGTGCACAGAGGTGCCCAGGTGAGGCTGCTGTGGCCACGTTCTTTGTGTTTGCAGGGACTTTCCTATGCAAGCTCTGTCATCCCTTCCAgaaaaactggaagaagaaGGGGGTGACATTTATCCATGTTCTCCTCCACAACTCAGCTATCTTTGGTACCTGGAATGCTGAATTAAATACAAGAGATTTCAGAAAGACTCAAGGATCATGCTATCTAGAGAAAGACACAGGACTTAACGCACTCTTCTCACCTGGTTTATAGAGCAGGAAAAGATGGATGTCTTAATTAATACATCTGGAtgtggaaaacagagagaagccAAACACTTGTTCctgatgctttttcttcccactccagaagaaaagaaaccaggTCTTCTGCTGATGTGTACCAGCATAGCTCCAATGACTTGACCATCAGCTGAAAGATATTCCCCTTAATGAACATTGAACAATGCAGGATTTTTTACTAGGGTGTCCTCAAGTTTCATAGGGCTCTGACATGGCTAGAATTTGTCCTTTTGCCTCAATTTAAAGGGGGAGTGTTTCAGTTGGTTGGTTTCTGTCAGTTGGCACTGATTTCAGATAAGAATCCAGTCTGTGGCTTCAActaattgaaatgtttttctcattttttatataattatatatatatttctcattttttttataatagtATATAATTATTGTTGTGTAATGGGATTGCAATTATAGGTACAAAGCCCTGGATGTCTTCTGATTTGGCTTTCTGGAGAAAGCTGCTTGGAGCAGATTCTTATGACTAAACCAACTCTGGGCAAAAATGAGTTTTGAGTCAGCCTTTGTGTAAAAGTGTAAAAATATCCCACACTCCACTCATTCCATCACAGTTCCAGTTTCAATCTTACAGCTTCCCTGTTACTGCATTTAGTACCACTAACATCCCTATACTTTAGCTTCCCCACCATATAAGATGGAAACACTGATAATTCTCAACCTCAGAAACATGTTGTGAGACATAATTGgttttttcaatgtatttttgcCTTCTCTCATCCTGCTGCTTTTAATTCTTGTGTTTCTGATAAATTTTCCTGTAGGTATCCCTATgtgaaattcatttcaaatgtgttttcttccattgcTTTGAGAAATATGCAGATTCTTAACGGAGGTGAACTGGGGATTCATCCAGGGAAAGGTGTCAAGCATTGGACTGGATGAAATAGGGTAACTTAGCTTAAAGTATAAGACTGGCTCTGCCTTGTAAGCAGGTACACTATGGGATTTAATATACTCAGGAACCTAAACACCTGCTGGTGAAGACCGTTCttactgtttcttctgtgttggCCATGTTTACTCTCTGCTCTATATtggtctttcattttttaatgtaatgtgtTTTTCACTGAGACTTCTGATTGTGACCTTTTGTAAAGGCAAAATAAACTTGACAATTAATTAAGTGCCTGCGTGACATGATTCAGCAAAttggaaagaaagcattttaatctTTAGGTTGTCTCAGCGTTCTTGAGAGCAATTAAGTTTTACTTTTCCAGCTCACTTTGCCTGTCTTAGCGTACTTTGGCTGTTTCAGCAATATACCtccaaacttttcttttgtatttcagacGGGTGcacttgcattttttcccctttttaagtAAGCGGCTTAACGTTTCCTGGCTGGTGGTAAGCCAGCCTTTCAGCTGCACTCTACCAAAGAAGCAGGAAACCCTGGCTGACACTTTTTTCCATTCCTCACAGCGGCAGAGAAACAGCAACgtttctggggggaaaaaaatcaagagatttTGAATCTCTTACTATTTGGGAGATGAAAGATGTGTCTAGTGGAAGTCTGTGCCTCTGGCAACAGGCTGGGCAAATCTTGTGAGGTGTGCAAGACTTTCTGGGCTGTGGGTGTTGAATAGCCAACAATGCTGCCAGTTAATACTGAAACATGATGAACAGAGCCATATTATTCATTGGAAATTTGCAGAGTGGCCTCTCAGGTTTCTATATGCCTACCTTGAAGAACAGCTCTACTTCCTAATTACCTAACCACCTGACTTTAGGGCTGTTTATTGATGGGAAGAGCAACCAATTTCCTGACTTCTTAAAGCTGAGATTCAGAGGGAAAAACCCAACGTGTGAATCATTTAAGCCTTGGAGCATTTCAGTAAAAGCGCCGTACTTTGCatcaaagcaaatgaaagctaTCAGCTCAGACTAGTGAGCTGCCAAGGAAACACTAGGTTTCGGTTTCAGGCAGAACCATAGCTTTATTTTATCAGGGCACAGTTACAGCATTTCTGCAACATTTGAATTATTTCGTGGCTGAATTTTCAGCTCAAATGCCAGAGCTTATAGTTTTTCCTAGTTCCAATTTGAACTTCAACTTGATCTCTGTGTATGGGCTGTAGGTTAAAAAGAAGCTTCTCCCTCAAATCAGTAACATCCAGTGAAATgtctataaattattttttttgcttgaatcTACAGTTCTTCAGGACTTGTAAATGTTAAAGAAACTTCaccatgtgaaaataaaaaaagttttaaactttGATTACAGAGAAGTTTGATACTTAGAAGTGGCTTGCTACTCATAATCAGATAAAGACCTTCCCACACAGCTTTAGGAAATGCAGGGTAGCAGTTAGGAGAATAAGGTAATACCCCTTCTTGTAGTCATCTGCTTAATCTCAAACTGCTCTGTCTGTATTACACATACAggctcaaaaatatttgattataaATGATGATCAGAGGTGTTTTGGGCCCCTTTGATTTCTGGggatttcttcatattttagctgcaaaaaaaaaaagagtgaaaaagcaACATGATAAAAGAATTGCCTGAGGTATAGAAACAGCCCTTCTCATACTAGATATTTTGCTCAAACCACGTCCCTAAGGATTTGTGCAGGCAGTGTTTTGTTGTGCTAACATGTCTGcctgtgttttctgtaaattattagGGTTTTGAAACTggagaaggtaaaaaaaaaatattttcacgGGACTTcctgttgttgttattgttgtttagaaaaaaagtcCCCTTTCTCAGGGAAAGTGAAATTAAACAATTGTGTGATTATATACTTGCTTTTCTGAATAACTTTTGAATTTATTGCCCAGGTTCAGCTCAACCTGgcagaggctgagaaagcttCAGGGAAAGAGAgtcataatttattttgctcatGGACATacttttgtgggattttttctaaaactgttgatatattattattttttttgcaatatacccagctttccattttcttgttttacaggTGGCCAGCGTAGGCTTCATAGACGAAAACTTGGGATAAAACAGGGACCGTGGGACCACACTAAGCCTGTTCAGGTGACTGCAGACGACCCGGATGCAACCTGGATGATTGGCCTGCAGGTAACTGAGCATTTGTGTGTGTCATGAAATGCTTGATTGTTCTGGTTTGCAGCAATGCTTCGTTTTCAGTGCTACATTTATGTTGAGTGTAACAATGATTCTTAAGGTGTTATAAATCcgaaagaaaatattttgaaagcatcaGAATGAATAGATATGATTCAACCTGGAGGGGTTTGGGTTGTTTCTCTTGGAGGGCAGAAGACAGCAAAGGGATTACGGGGACACGTTCTTGATGTaggcaaggaagaaaagctaTTGGAAAGGGGCTGTTTACCATGAAGAATCGCACTGTGCCTGCCATTTCAAAGGAAGGCAATGGCTTTCCAAACCAATGGCTACCTAAATGAGgatggaaagttttttttaaacatgactGCTTCTTTCTACGCACAGTTCAGGCTCAGGATTATGGGTTTTATTTGTAGTATTTACACAGTATTttacagtgtttctttttcccaagaagAATCAAGCAATAAATATAGGAAGCAAATTGAGAAAGATTTCTCTGTAAGGCAGATGTACAGCTGAGGTCAGAGTCACAGGGACCCACATAGATTGCAATGGTCCATTCAAAACAGCAGCCAGTGCAGAGTAATTCATGTGCAGATCCTTATTCACCTCTCGGTCTGAAAGAAGCTTGGTTTCCAGTTTCCAATCCATTCTTACTCATTCATGCAGCTTCTTCACTTTCTGTTGGGATCATATTCAACATACCTTCTTCCTGTCAGTGCATGCTGATGTCCTAGTGATGCTGCCAGGATTTCTTAGGGATGCTTGGTGGTGGCTGGAGTGACAGAGAATCAAGGTTTTTCTCCGGCTGGAACGtagaatatatttttagcaTGTGGATATACTACTTTAACGTATGAATATTTTCTTGGCAGAGAGCATTCCCATGCTGTTTTAGTATTATTGGCCAAGAATTTACACGCTAGACAAACACAGGCATGCTCAATGAAAGAATAACGATATTGATTAATAAATACTCTGGGCCCAGCAtcttttcaacttttaaaacatCGCTCCTGATGCACCTTCCTCTCCTCCGTGCCCAGATGTGGTTACCCACTGTGCAGGGTGTACTCTGAAAGCTACAAACATGGGTGTTTTAGGAGGTGGTGTGACTTTTAACACACCTCTGAAACTTCATGAAACAGTCCCTTGCCCTCAGCACTTCTGCTTATTTCACTATgtaatttccactgaaatctgtGCAAATCAGGTGCTCAGGTATCAGTCTTTCACTCCTGGAGTAGGTAAagtagtgtttgttttttttgcataaGAGGACCCAAATTCAGTCCCTGCTGAaagagtagatttttttttttttttaaagaaaaacacattgatATTTACGGGCCTACTGTATGTGACTTATCAGGAGAAAGATGGGCTTGAAGACAACTCCATACTCttttgtggaaaaggaaaagaaaatttaggaGGATGATCCATCTCAGATGAATCTATGTATAATTGGGAAAATTCCAGCTCGATAAGAGAGATTTCTGCAGTAAAGTTCTCTGAAAAATACCTTCTGTAGGTGGAAGAGGAATTTTTCATAATCCTCTGCTGTGGAACAGGTGATAAGGATTGGTTCAGTCAGGCTTCCTGCAAGACATTAGCAGGGAGCAGTTTGGTGATGGAAAAGTGTGCAAAGTTTGCCATGACACATGCGTGAGCCCAGAGCAAGGAAAGCCACAGGGACTGTCCCCACATGAGGTTAGCACCCTCTCCCTACAGCCAGCCTCTGGCTTTCAgcttgattttgcttttaaccACAGGAAGGCTGCGCTGCCCCGTGATGGAAGCGTTAGCGGAGTGGGACTGGGCTGACTGTTGAACCGAGCAGGGAAGCACAGAAAGCTATTAAGACTTAGCAGCCAGCAACACAAGAAACCCCTAAAGAGCATCTGTTTGATCGCCTTAGATTGCAACTAGAAATGAAATCTGATTTTAACTAGATACTGTCTCTTGTGGTAGATTCAAACATCCTGGCTGTGAAAGGGATTCTGTACTGAATCTGCGGGGCATTGGAAGGCtctttgtttcttattaaagcagtttttttcctgccagaaactgctgctgcaaagGGGTCCTGCAAGCCTGAGCTACTCTGTGCAACTGGATGCacttgcaggaagaaaaattccCAAATGATCTATCCTCAATTACATACCTGTAATTTCAAACTGTAACCTCCCCAGCACAGTGGATTTCTCCTTTGCCTGGATTCCAGTCAGGGGGAGTTTTcccttcaaaaaagaaaaggaaaacattgcttttcttcaggctttccccttttctcctcgCTATTCATTTTCACCACCCAAAACTGCTCACCAGATCCAGCTTCTCTTAGTTCTTTACTTATTTGACCATTTGTACTGTGTCTTGTTACCTCGTATGTGATTGCAGTTCTCTCCTTATccacagagaggaaaagcaggtCTTCTGGAAATAGGAGCAGCAGTCTTTCCTTAGAGTCCTGTAGAAAAGAGGCACTTTAGAGACAGCAGAAATGTTCAGTAACTTCTTCTCAGTGGGTATGTCTCAACCAAAGGCAGAATATGAAGGCTAATGGCTGTGGCAACACGAAAAACTTGGAGCTGTCTGCAGTGCCCATGCCAGCCACGGATActgttctttgtatttcttattcAGCTTGGATATTCATTGCTTAGAAAGCTGGTAGGATACCCCAAGACGGATAGATGGATgagttgttgttgttaagaATAGGTTAGGCCCATATCTGCAATggaatatttagaaaatgttgaTCTTCCTGTGTAATAGGAAGGGGGTGAACTCTCCCTCCCAGCATCTTTGGAGGCTGAGTGCAACTGTCTGGACACATTCTCAGAAGTGGCtttcaggggaagaaaagaaaaacccactgcatttccttttgtctctTTGACACTGTAGGACTTTGACATAATTATCCTTATGCTACCTTTTCTGTAGCATAATGACACACATGAGCAATAGTcattaaaactgcaaaacataTTTTGGGGAAATACACATTAtagcccccccccctttttttttaaacaacagttCCATGTGAGCCTGAAGGTACACTGATTTTAATCTGTTCAAAGCCACCCACGTATCCGAGCAGTATACGTTACCCCTGTGCAGCCAGTAGCCACTTGCACCATGGTCAAATACTGGATCCTTCCCAGATGCTGGATTGGTTTTCCTTCCCACTTCAGAATGGTGTTGCACAAGAGATGTCTCAtcagctcctttttcttccactgttcATCACATGgcacctttatttttttattt
This window of the Cygnus olor isolate bCygOlo1 chromosome 21, bCygOlo1.pri.v2, whole genome shotgun sequence genome carries:
- the LOC121058242 gene encoding rho guanine nucleotide exchange factor 7-like, which encodes MCERYVVLASLHLLILSVDHTKKTFVYEGLLPLAGMHLRQIVSAISYTFEISGSMIESRLICCQNSADFDMWIRHLQHQIKMANANCPISPINNISFLVPCDEQWKKKELMRHLLCNTILKWEGKPIQHLGRIQYLTMVQVATGCTGDSKERLLLLFPEDLLFLSVDKERTAITYEGKLPLTGIQAKEKSTVLGRLQFEITGSLTEPILITCSTAEDYEKFLFHLQKPEKNLDSLSLQPPPSIPKKSWQHH
- the TNFRSF18 gene encoding tumor necrosis factor receptor superfamily member 18, whose translation is MPEQKSEFGPLKTQVCLLLVLCLCQWTQQTLATPCQGSEMRVVSKGVKKCCPKCISSTGNKPCAEIEDTDCRCPQGYSCANRVCDSCQKLPECAEGEELVKYGIIDYSFKCKPCEIGTYSNVKNSWCQNWTDCESSGFLTMKRGNRTHNVVCGFPVNLEQDDSMYTTILAIFTAVAVFVLILLTFFLHFCIWSLKKEKYHVVDNVEHNFSRLLLAPQPPHHREETYSCQFPEEEHGDKTPEEKTGYFHPQSPH